The following is a genomic window from Dermacentor variabilis isolate Ectoservices chromosome 11, ASM5094787v1, whole genome shotgun sequence.
TGAAGCTCCGTATACCATGTTATCATGTCATATCCCCTGGACACAGAATTTGACCGTGGCTGCGTATACTTTACATTGGTGCGTACGCGTTATGCTTAATCATGATAAATATAGCCGTAACAGAACATATCGTGCTATACAACCGTGGTGTTTTCGGATGCGATATCGCAGGCAGCTTGCACGGAACAAATCTGAAACTTGGGACGACATTCCGAAGGCCATGTCTTCTCGAGAGGGACACCACGCGGCCTTTACAACTCGCAGTGCGTGTATATTAACGAAACGTTCGCAGAAGTGCGTACTATCAGCACCTGAAGCCGACGTGAAGAAAACGTCGCCTTATTAGCAACGTAGTATGCCAACAAACGCACAGAACTCCCAGCACTGAACCGGAATACATGCTTCACAGCGCCAGCtcttatgggctcattccaacgGCCCTTTCGGCTGGCGATGTTGTCCGCCGCCGCCTCCGGTGTCCGCCGCAGCTATGGCcaagaattaaaagaaaaaataccCAGTTCCTGCCGGGATCGAAACGGGAACCGCTGCGTGGGAGTCAACAACTCTACCACTTTACCACGCCGGTGCTTGCCAGCTGCTGCGGAAACAAGCCCTATACAggcgtcctagcgcgcgaggagtcacgcgatgtgagatgcgcgccgcgtagcgtcgatacgtgcacactttgcatttCACTTGCTTATTGTAGCACCAGGTGGCATGCCATATAGCAATTGCACAGGCAGTGGTACAAGGTATATAGAGAAGTTttgatgaagaaaaagaagattaaggagacgtatacaaaaatgctagaacgaaaaacatgtatagcataaaTCATTAAATCAACCAGGCTAGGTGACAATTTGtccccgccccgttccaaaggtgtTGTCAATAAATAATGATACTCGtaatcagctgcagcagcagtagCTGCATTGAATCGTGCTACGTGTCACgtgatgtgagatgcgcgccgcgtagcgtcgatacgtgcaaaatTTGAATTGCAGTTGCATTGTATTCCACCAGCTGTCACGACACGTAAAAAGTTGCGTCGTGTCGTGCCACGTGTCAAGGCATGAGACATGTGCACCACGTAGTCTTGATGCCTTTGTTggctcttcggtacacgttatggcgctcTTCGCAAGGTACAAAAAGCTGCATGCTGAAGAAGCGAGTCGTAGAGCTACGTGCGCTCTGCGATTCGaccataagaaaaaaaatgaatgattaggttTTTCCCTAGTTACctcatggcacatattgcaatttacaaattctagccggggagttcgcaaggcggatccactaggaacgaattctcaggatggcaccagtttcaagatattatttTCAGAACTTTGCGAAGAAgtccattggcgttccagttactgttGTGGTTcactgcataaaacgacgttttgttaagaaagtaagtggaacgagagttcatttttaccgcaagtttgacggtgcatatctcgtaaatggtggcATCCGCTTAATTCTTTTCAATTGGATTTGCCTTGCAGtgtcacccgctagaatttgtaaactgcaatatatgTGCCAAGATGTAATTAGTTGGAAACTTAATCAGATGACtgttgttaattagttgattatgcatatCAATTTTTTGTTTAAGTATGTCCGCCTCTTCGCGTGGACTAGCTTATGTACTTGAAcagtgctatctgccacaagctgTTTCTAAACATTTTTAAACTGTTCGCAGTAACACCCTGCATATGTTTTGTTCCAATGTTGCACATAACAGTTTTGTAGGGTTTCCAGCTATGTATATACGAACCATATAGAACTTTGGCGCTACAATAAACGAAGGGGCGCAAGTAATTTGCAAACGAGTAATGGGAATAGCTCTAACGTCTGCGAAAGCGGTTCTGTGCTTTAGTCAGATATATTGTCGGGGTTGGAAGCTAAGCTAAGGTCGGTGGGCCAATTGGCATTGGAAGCCCACGGTAAATCCACAGATGAGGTAGTGTAGGATGACATGAGTTGAGCCGCTTCAGAAAAGTGCAGATCCAAAGTTTTTTGATGAAACACTCGAGGAAAATGGATGAAAGGAAATAGGTGGctaaagtgtacaaatatctgtacctcGAAAGCGTGAACAAAGAATGGAGTCAGAGGTCatgaaagttggcaaccaagtactcggtaattgaaagtgtaaatagacaacggACACTCGTAAAAACGAAACCGCAATAAGCAGACGGTAACTAGGATGCAAAggctggaaacaaaaaaaagcctATCGAAATTTACAGATGGGATAAGAAAGAAATCAAAAGAGTAAATCTGGGCTATAACAGAAAGCGGTCGTATCTCGCTTTTTAAGGCCCGATATGtttgcgtgagagagagagagagcaaatgataaatgaaaggtagggaggttaaccaggactgagcccagttggctaccctacactggggaaaggaataaaaggtgcaGGAGATGATATTCGCAGCAGGAAgatgcatgtgtgtgctgcagcaaaagtctGGAAACGACTCAGCGCATTGTGATGACATGCCAAAGTATTCACCCAGTAACACCCGTAGGTATAATCGACCTGCCAGAAGCGCTGTTATTTAGGGCGGATGGAAGCATTAAAAGGTCAGACGTTTAGAGCATATTGGTAGAAAGGAAGCTGGGAAAACATCAGTAGAAGCTGAGTCAATACAAGCATAGCTAACTCTACAATACAGCGAAAGATGTTTtaatgaagaaggaaaagatCGAGCAGAGGTatagcaaaatgctacactgcGATATACGTACCTGATTAGACCAGACAGGCTACTGGGGACTATTTCTTCTTGCTCCGGCTTCGAAGGAAATGGCAATAGAAATCATTATGCTCATCATCGGCATGTGTAGATACGGCACGCATACACGAGCACAAGGTCAGGAATTAGGCTGGCGGCCATAGCTGCAGCACTGAGATGGCAGCTAATCACAAAAACCCTCGTTCACCTTGCATTAGTTGCAATTCAGACGACCTCTCTGAAATGATCGGCCGAATACGCCGTCAGGAAGCCATTCACACGGTACCTTGCCAAGCCTCCACTGACCTTGATTACGTCATCACGTAACCGTTGCGTGCATCACGTAACCACTGAGCATCGTTACATCTTCATTGAACATGTCGTCACGtggtccacacacacacactcccgcACTAATCGTGACACCGTGGAGGCGATAGCCAAGCGCGCATGCCCTTACACATCAAAGGTTCGATAAGGTTACCAGCTAGGTCCCCCATATATCGAAACAACGGCAGAGGTCGCGCTCAGTTGGCGAGCAGCAACGCGAGTCGAGTGGTCCTCCCCGGCACTCCGAGCGTACGCCGAACCTTTTTCTTGTCAGCACTGCTTCAAGCTACCAGTGACGGACGCAGCTATGTCGCACATGCTCGGATTGTGCTGCTGCAAGTCGTGCGAAGACTGCCAAAAGCGGCTACGTGTCCGCATGCCGTCGTGCCTGGGTGGCGGGGAAGGAGGAGAGGAGGAACAGCAGCCGCAACAGCAGCAAGGTACACcctcgcaagttttttttttttaaataatccgCGAGAGCGTCGACCACACGGCTTCGACCGCACGGCGTATCAGCGGCCTACGGTATACCGGCGAGCGGTGGCGTGGTTGGCGAGCTTATGTGCGGGCGCGCAAGACGATTTCGAGTTGGAATGTATTCTGTCGACGCTGTTGACTTCAGGAGTGCCCCTCGCCATTGCCGGCCCGGCCGCTGACACTGGCTGACACGCCGTGCGGTCGACGCTCGCATCGTATCACGTAAAAACATTGTCCAGATACCACGCcccgtgggaatcgatgttatgcgaaggacTTCGCAAGTTACCTGGCTATCCAGCAATGTCTGGGCTTCCGCAGGACGATACCCGGCGGACCAACGTGTTCCCGTGAATTGGGTGATTGTGCGTGTGGTGGTCGCGAGCGTACGTgtctgtgacgacagcagcacaacgacgacgacggccacattgatgacgatggcatggcggCAACGCCGTAATAACACGCTACTTCTTGGTTTCTACGTAGATAGTGGACGAGCGTAAGGGAGAGAAAGACtgattgtgacgtcatcagtCACTGCGTACTGTGAGATCGTACCTGCGGCTACGTTATGTAGTCTATCAAACACCGCCGATGATACTTGTTTACTCCGACGAATAAATGTTAAAGCACGATCAACTTAGGCGATCATGAATTCGGAATACAACGTAGCACAATTTCCACGTAGCGTGCTATGAGTGAAATACTGATGACGGTAGACCGATGCAGGAGTGCGGTCTGACACCGCGCCTCGGAGCACAAGTTGTTacaaggaaagaagacgaggGAGTGGGATGGGACGCATTCGCCGAGCGTTTCAAAGTTTGGTGGTTTTAGAAAGAGAGAAACATGCGTGCGATCACGGCCTAATCGTTAGAACGCCGGGCCAAGGGAGTGGCATAGCTATAGATCCACGGGGGGTGATTTGTCTTCTCGCGAACACCTCCGGGTTGCAGAGGCAAACGCGCGAAGCCTGTAGAGTAGCATATTTATTGAACATATAATTTAAgtctatttattatatttaacCAACGAAGCCTTTGGTTTCTTTGCTTCCTTttgactatttatttattttgccagCAAATGTTCATGTGCTTATTTTCAGGTTTTGCAGCAAAATAAGTTGGCAAACTCTGGAGAAAGCGCAAAGCGTACTGAGCCACGTCACACACGATCCGTAACAAATCCAACTTGGCTGTGCTCGTTTCTCAAGCCCCCTGATGCTGCTTGAAATCTACTAGCGCTCTCGCACGCTTTGCATTTCGTCTTCCGCGCTACGCCGCTGTGCACCTCaatagagttttagattaggggacgcaagcggcttgcgtacgcaagaactaaggGCCACGGTACTGAGCAGACGCTTCAGTctgagtctgcgcatgcgcagtaccgtagcTCCtcgttcttgcgtgcgcaagccgcttgaAGGAATGCAAGCCGCTTGCATTCCTTCATCTAAACCTCTCAATTTTATTGCACCTGCAGGCACGTGCGTATTTTCTTGCGGTTTCTAGCATAGGTTCTATGGCGCTGTCAATAACAGaatgtatgtgccgcttttcatgAAGTGTTTATTCGTACCAGAGCACGTAGCCCTATGTGCTACAATTGCAGCTCGTAAAATGTCACCACGCATCCGTAGTTCCAGAGAACGCTGAACAGACGCTTGATCCACCGTCTTGTGGAGCTGTCGCGCCACTTTTCGCTGCAGTATACTCGCGGTAAACACGTCCGTGCCGGCGCAAAGCCGGTCCAACTTCGCTGTGTCAGTTTTCGGCAGTGGTCCGTCAGCGCGTTACCCACAACGTTCCTCGACGCAGAATTGGGCCGGTGAGGCGAAATTCTTGGCGTGATTGCGCACGCCGCGCTTTCTGCCGTCTGTTTTTGCCCCATTTCTATGTCTAGGTGCGTAGCTGCGTCACCGCCTCAATAGGTTAACAGTTCCGCCTGCTCTGCTGGCGCCACCGCTCACAACGCATGAACAAGTCTGCTTCAGGCTGCCGCTCGCGCTACTTAATTTGTGGCATGTCGGCGGGCAAAACTAGCGTCCCAGAATATATAGGTTAAAGAAATGCAGGAAATACGCAAATATGCCTCTGAGGTGCTGCCGTAGTTCGATTGTGTCTACACCGTCGCCATCAATCTCTACTTTTGTCATCCGCACtgatcgggctgctgtgctcgaggGCATAAGTTCGATTCCACTGTCGGTTCAACATTGGTTTCTTCTTATTAAAGCGAGACGATAATCCAGCTACCCAGCTGCCTGCCGCAATGTGCCAAGACCAAGGCAAATGCGCAATGCCAATgcgcaatgcaatgcaatgccaATGCAATGCCAATGCGCAATTTCAATGCTTCGCATTGAAATTGCGCACGTGCTCACGTGAACAGGCATGCCGGCCTTCGACAAATCGCATCCTTCGCTACCTGCTATGCCCAGGTGCAGTCACGCAAGAGCCTTCGTCCTCGTCTTCCGAGGGTGCCAACCCTCCGGGTGCAGCTGGTGCTGCTGCGGCAGCGGGTGGAAAGCGCGAAGACGGATCAAGCTATTCGGACACGTCGTCCACGATCAGCGCGGACAGCTGGCGCCCACCGGCGAGGATCCCACCGGCGACGCTTCCACCGACTGACTCCCCCCAGCCCGGCCCCAGTGGTATGTCAACGGTCAGCGTCGAGATGGTCAAGAACCCGTCCTATACCACCAGTGAGGACTCGGAGACGGTAACTCTCTTCGCTTAATTATTGCGCGAACCACTCGTTACAGCCCTATACCTGCTCGGAGCTATCAAAAAGGCGAGCACGAAAAGCGGCTTTGCAGTTTGCGTAGGAATGTTTAGTGAAACACTACAGGGAAGTTACTTGATGTGCATTAGCAAGTTACCCAACTGCAACCCAAGAACAGGGGGATAGACCTGCTGAGCCAAGCAAGAAAAGCGGCTTTACAGCTTGCATAGGAATGTTTAAGGGAAATTATTTGAGCTGTATTAGTCAGTTACCCAACTACAACATAAGGGGAGATATGCCTGTTGGTCCTAAAAAGgaacaagaacgaaagacggtGTCTGCGCCGCCCtaaagttcccgcaccaacttGACATTGCGTCATACACGTTGAATGCGTCTGTTTTCGCCTACCTAACCCTTCACAGTCTACGATGGACCATAATTTATTGCAAAAGAGCCAATGACTGAATTTGGAAAGTCCGATAACTGCTTCTGTGCTAGAATGACCCGGATACGGCAAAAAGTACTCCAAAATCCGTGACGTCGCTTCTTTGCTCGCGTTTCACCGCTATTTGTGCGTAGTTCTTGCCTTTGACCACAGCTCTTGCCATGCTCGTGGCCAACCTCGGCTACAGTGTCTGACTAGTGGTGATCTTTAACCCCGTTTTTTTCTTTATCGTAATGACATTTTGCAGTGATATTAACAACAATGCACTCTTTAAAAGGGATACATTACCAGTTTCCTGGTAAACTCCTTTATTCTTTCTGTTAATTTCGTATACCGCGTGCTGGGGCTACCGTCAGTGACCACCACTGGGTGCAGGTGTCGTCGTACCAGCTGCTGTTTAAAAGCTGCTAACTATAAAATTACCATTTCACCTTTGCCAACAGTGATTCGTTGGCATATACTCTACTCATTTGTAGCAAACTTGGCCAAAGCGAAATTTTATTGTAGTTTGCCTTTTAAGCACAAACTTAGAATAACTACACTCTGTTAAGACAAACGACCCCTGTTAACAGGAACCTCTTGCCTGTGCACTGACTTGTTCCTGTCTGTGTCAGTGCGCTTAAACGTTCCCGCAAATGCCTCACCGAGAAGACCGAACCTTAGCGCTCGTCATCTTCAGCTAGGTTTGAGCGCGCGCGGTATTCAGTGTTAGGCTTTCGAAGAATCCTTCGCTCCACTATCGTGGTCCTGCGTTTGCCCTGCTGTCTGAAGCTGTTTCGATTTACCCCAGTTTAGCTGCAAGAGCGAGCGGTTGCCCAAAAGTGGCACCGCATTGCATACACCTGAACCTGCCTCCCCTAAGGCGGCTCGCACTTTGCAACGTTTGTGGCGTCTTCCCTTGATTTCTTGGCATCCATAGCAGCGAGTGGCGTCTTGTCTGTAGAGTACTCGTGAAACGAGGGACGCCGCTTCTTATCGGGCTGGTACCTACGCGTGACGGGTATGTCACGTCATGAGTGCATCATTTCATGACGCGTACATCgctttgtgcttcgatgccgttTTTCACCGGTCACATGAATGTTATGCATTGGTGGCTCGGTGTAAGACGCGCCTGTCGTGCTATTGGGTTTCTTGTTTACTCTgcattgattttgaccacctggtcttAAGTACGCGGCTGTAtctgcatttcggccccatctaTACTCGGGCCGGCGCGGCTGCAATGATACCCGCCGCCTAGGGCTCAGTGACGCGAGGCCATAGCCACTTAGATACCTGGTCACACGTGCCATTTGTATGACGTGTTCGCCTGTCTGCCTTTTCGCGGATATATATGTACATCCTTGCAGCCTCATTGCCGCATTCCCGTATTGCCCGGTGCTTTTATTAACCAGCACTCACTACTTCAATTTCAGCCTCCTTAGACGCTGCTGTCCGACCTCTAGGTGCATCCCTCCAACAGAAGGCAGCGAACCGCAAGGACATTGTCACTGCTTTTATGCCACAGCTGTCCCGTAACTTTCTACGCCCTGTGGCCATTTTATTGCTATTTTACAAATAAACCTTGCTGTGAACCTTCGCAGAAGCCTTTCGTGCGTTCTTTCTTCGTCATGACTCCCTGGTTTGCTGCGACAGTTTATCATGCTTTCTGCCTTCCTCGCTGACCAGCTTGTTTCGCAATTGCATCAGTACAGGTTAAAATCATCCTAATTTCTGTGGATGCACTACACCAGCATCCACTTCGCACCGGGGCAGTGGCTAGAGCGACCAAGCACTTTATTTTTTACCTTTATAGGCAGCTCTGCATCTTGGAGACGCGTATTTCATTAAAACTTAATGTTTTTCATTCACTGCATTCTTTGCCTCTTACCCGGCACTTCAGGCAACAGGTCGTAAATTTTGCGTTTCTTACACTGGGATCGTATCTTCTTAGCGGCGTGCGAAAACTGAAGGCGACAGCGGACAAAAAAAAACCAGGTTTAGGTTCGATTACTCGGAATAGTCTTAGCAGAGGACGCATGGCTCCCAGATCGTCATTTGCTAATGACTGACGTCGCTCCCAGCTAACCTACCCATTCTCGCATACTTCGTAGCTGCGCTCCGAGATACGGCGCTGAACCACTCTAAGGTCAATATTCGCGCTTtcctgtgaaagaaaaaaattcggaggTTGTACACACGCAGCTATGTTTGCCAAAGAAACATTGTACGTGGGGAAGAGCCAGGGTAGTAACGTGTTCATAGAGCCCATGGGGACATCTTCTTGTGTTGCACGAACGCCTCTTGGCTGCAgtcaaacgcgcaaatcctgtcAAGTAGTATATTCATTGCAGTATTCGTTTCATTGCTTCATTCTACAAGAGAGTAAGCTCTTTGCTGaaaatgtgcagattttagccagcgtattttcgcctacatgctGCTCTGCAGGGAATGGGACGCAGGAGAAGAAAGGCCGTAGAAAAAGGCGgacagaagaaaaaggaaaataaaagaaaaaatgcagATCATGGGACGTTATCAGTAGTAGGGTAAGTGTTCGATGCGGCGCATGTAGATTGAAGAGTCATACTTGAGACCGACAACAAATCGACTCAGTATGTGAGAACAAGAAGTCCAGGGATTTGCGCTCTTTTGATGGGcaaggccagggacccagcatccTTGTCAATGTCACGGGGACTTGGTCGACCTTTGCCATGTTCATCTTGTATTGATGTCGCTCGTCTCTGTAAGCTGGGCACTTGAGCAAG
Proteins encoded in this region:
- the LOC142563287 gene encoding uncharacterized protein LOC142563287, yielding MSHMLGLCCCKSCEDCQKRLRVRMPSCLGGGEGGEEEQQPQQQQGAVTQEPSSSSSEGANPPGAAGAAAAAGGKREDGSSYSDTSSTISADSWRPPARIPPATLPPTDSPQPGPSGMSTVSVEMVKNPSYTTSEDSETPP